A stretch of the Balneola vulgaris DSM 17893 genome encodes the following:
- a CDS encoding DUF4097 family beta strand repeat-containing protein, producing MKSRSWEIIVAGLFLFFVAVFITNKNDSKTHDQYTLQEPPKPPMPPHIPNPSFTIDVDDFSDAQSMEEFKNLDSMADLDKLRKLSALIPKETNDELKAEFDKVLAELEKEDIKIEFNFEEGLIRINKEYKVRKGEWSEISSGVYTFTEEFDATTLKNARLLTQSGSLIIQGKDTEKASISINASGQIDNTDYLDELIQSTIIVEKEALNIDLNLNQGIESPNIQLQTTLTVPINTNITGYTAGGHIEMDFISGKHNLHTLGGNIRLKDIDGVTTALTEGGRITLNDSEGTMTLESLGGHLIVDNFAGALVMKTTGGNIKATETRGQVSVISGGGPIFLQLNELNADVNIENGAGQIELHIPLNSSANLDITATKIDLHSGFSFSGDRKKQRLVGKIADGGPEVNIKTGYGTVLISQND from the coding sequence ATGAAATCTAGATCTTGGGAAATCATTGTTGCAGGGCTTTTTCTTTTTTTTGTTGCAGTATTTATTACCAACAAAAATGATTCAAAAACTCATGATCAGTACACCTTGCAGGAGCCACCTAAACCTCCTATGCCTCCACATATCCCCAACCCTTCATTTACCATAGATGTGGATGATTTTTCCGATGCTCAAAGCATGGAGGAATTCAAAAATTTAGATTCCATGGCGGATCTAGATAAACTCAGAAAGCTTTCAGCACTTATTCCCAAAGAAACCAATGATGAATTAAAAGCAGAGTTCGACAAAGTATTAGCAGAGCTAGAAAAAGAAGACATCAAGATCGAATTTAATTTTGAAGAAGGCTTAATTCGAATCAATAAAGAATATAAAGTTAGAAAAGGTGAGTGGAGCGAAATCTCCTCTGGTGTTTATACTTTTACAGAGGAATTCGACGCTACTACACTTAAAAATGCACGCCTTCTTACTCAAAGCGGGTCGCTTATTATTCAGGGTAAAGATACTGAAAAAGCATCCATCAGTATTAATGCTTCAGGTCAAATCGACAATACAGATTATCTAGACGAGCTTATTCAATCGACAATAATTGTTGAAAAAGAAGCACTAAATATCGACCTCAACTTAAATCAAGGTATTGAGTCTCCTAATATTCAGTTGCAAACCACTTTAACTGTTCCTATTAATACCAACATTACTGGATATACAGCCGGTGGCCATATTGAGATGGACTTCATCTCTGGAAAGCACAACCTTCATACTCTTGGTGGGAATATCAGACTAAAAGATATTGATGGTGTAACGACGGCTTTAACTGAAGGTGGGCGTATTACCTTAAACGACTCGGAAGGCACGATGACCTTAGAATCTTTAGGAGGTCATCTGATAGTTGATAATTTTGCAGGTGCTCTAGTAATGAAAACTACCGGGGGTAATATTAAAGCCACTGAAACTAGAGGGCAGGTTTCGGTAATTTCAGGTGGTGGCCCCATTTTTCTTCAGTTAAATGAGCTAAACGCTGATGTAAATATTGAAAATGGTGCTGGCCAAATTGAATTACATATTCCATTAAACAGTTCAGCAAATCTGGATATTACAGCTACTAAAATTGATCTACATTCTGGCTTCTCATTTTCTGGCGACCGAAAAAAACAGCGATTGGTGGGCAAAATTGCAGACGGTGGGCCAGAAGTAAATATTAAGACTGGATATGGAACTGTTCTTATAAGCCAAAATGACTGA
- the mnmD gene encoding tRNA (5-methylaminomethyl-2-thiouridine)(34)-methyltransferase MnmD — protein sequence MTEQNNRIHTTKDGSTTLYSEAFDQYYHNPNGALSESKQVFFETSGVVQCIQDHQDFNVLEVGFGTGLNFLLLLNYCLEAESTSTIHFYTVEAFPITSDTAAQFDFSDLEHHTLLTPLLTDVFKSLKAGMNSFKLLPDLDVFLHVYYGPFSQFQFNEVAASFIFHDPFSPEVNDELWTSNTFETLKSFSAPTCTLTTYCAASKARAAMAYAGWYVAKTRGALGKREMTIASTSEDNLVPFKRVNEEKLIQRYKDGDFS from the coding sequence ATGACTGAACAAAATAATCGGATCCATACTACAAAAGATGGATCTACTACTCTTTATTCAGAAGCCTTCGATCAATACTACCATAACCCTAATGGGGCTTTATCCGAAAGCAAACAGGTTTTCTTTGAAACCTCTGGGGTGGTGCAATGCATCCAAGACCATCAAGATTTTAATGTGCTTGAAGTAGGCTTTGGAACAGGTCTAAATTTTCTACTTTTACTTAACTATTGTTTAGAAGCTGAATCAACCTCTACCATTCATTTTTACACTGTTGAAGCTTTTCCCATTACTTCTGATACGGCAGCACAATTCGACTTTTCTGATTTAGAACATCACACGTTACTCACTCCTTTGCTAACCGATGTTTTTAAATCTCTAAAAGCGGGAATGAATAGCTTTAAACTACTTCCTGACTTAGATGTGTTTCTTCATGTGTATTATGGCCCATTTAGCCAATTCCAGTTCAATGAAGTAGCAGCTAGTTTCATTTTTCATGATCCATTCTCTCCTGAAGTGAACGATGAATTGTGGACATCCAATACATTTGAGACTTTAAAAAGCTTTTCTGCACCTACATGTACTCTAACTACTTACTGTGCAGCAAGTAAAGCCCGAGCAGCCATGGCTTATGCAGGGTGGTATGTTGCCAAAACCCGAGGTGCTTTGGGAAAGCGAGAAATGACCATCGCCTCTACATCCGAAGATAATCTAGTTCCGTTCAAACGTGTGAATGAGGAGAAACTCATTCAGAGATATAAAGACGGTGATTTCAGCTAA